A single window of Salvia splendens isolate huo1 chromosome 6, SspV2, whole genome shotgun sequence DNA harbors:
- the LOC121808979 gene encoding uncharacterized protein LOC121808979, with the protein MLVAFSTPLEAHSALEAELTAMIHGLRLAKDLDLPIWIESDAEQAINLVNGTGWGPALARQAEAQLILLKRQLKFRATFIHREGNKAADFLARMGLRLDSGRQLDHNSAPRDLMDFVHLDRMGVPNIRTLDGDGY; encoded by the coding sequence ATGCTGGTGGCGTTTAGCACGCCCCTTGAAGCACACTCGGCTCTAGAGGCTGAGCTGACGGCCATGATCCATGGGCTGCGCTTAGCCAAGGATCTTGACTTACCAATCTGGATCGAATCAGATGCCGAGCAAGCCATTAATCTGGTCAATGGAACAGGGTGGGGGCCGGCTCTAGCTCGGCAAGCAGAGGCGCAATTGATCCTGCTCAAGCGCCAACttaaattccgagccaccttcatacaccgGGAGGGGAACAaggcggcggatttccttgcgagaATGGGCCTAAGGCTTGATAGCGGTCGACAATTGGATCATAATTCTGCACCAAGAGACCTCATGGACTTCGTCCACTTGGACCGAATGGGTGTTCCAAACATTCGAACCCTAGATGGGGACGGATACTAG